In Lathyrus oleraceus cultivar Zhongwan6 chromosome 2, CAAS_Psat_ZW6_1.0, whole genome shotgun sequence, the DNA window catttaccattcattgtcattttacatttcatacaacttgtttatgtttatgtccttttcactttgctcatctgagccatatcttgtgattgtatatattttgtgtgttttggttttgtttgtggtctttggaccttataataataataaaaaccctaaaaatacATTTTGTGGACTGgtgaacttgatctgaacttttggatttaggattaggcaacattcccagtgtaaaaaggacttggccaataccaacatTCTGAGATTGAACTATTGTGAACAgagccttcatctgatacaagcctaAGGATTTGTTAGAATACATCTGCTACTATGCCTttatgcttaattgttattttgatcttgtgtctgatgctttgctctgagttgatcaaggaatatttcatctgatacatgggaagacaatgGAGACTGCTAGTTATTAGAATTtcttgcttggatatggctatctttatttgatgccttgatcttcatgatgtctggatatttctcattgtttatttgattatttcttgattaaagtctaaaggaaaatgagtttctatatgacattcttgtatgttggattgcatcccattggtcagatcttttcaactcttaacttttaaatttgtgcttaggataacctcttcatctcctcccattacttaaatttcaaaatctctcccccttttcgaaacttctttgcttgggatttaaaacttagactttgttttaataattagaaactttggccttatgccattgaattttcaaactctttcttaaatcaaatttataaataaacttaatcatattgacttaaaatttcaaaagacaaaacCAACTAACAATTCCTTTCAAACTTGTTCCCTTTTGTGCATTTtttattaaacttttgttaaaagcaattcaccaacttatttgaaatttttaccatgaactacgaggttttgatcccacATTTTTATCTTGGTAAGTAGGCACgagtccgaaggtcttgtcaaacacaaaaatataatcaatgagttcttttctcatcctcacactctatttttcatcaaacatcttttataccaaatacatatgcacacataaaaaaagggcttcctaggagtacctaggacacaTTGGGTCCTAACACCTTCCAtttgtgtaaccaacctccttacctgtaatctctggcattttattagttttgatttgaaaacttcttatctttgggttttgttcatacttttcccttttcctttggaaacaataaaagcgcagtggcgactctggttgtattgacgttaagtttatctGTAGCTTGATtatcatgaatttactgctacagtTTGCAGCACGATTCTAAGATGCTTTGCATGATTTCATCTGACTTCGAATATATCAGAATATCGTAAATGAACACAACCACAAAATGATCTAAGTATGGATGGAATATTGATTCATGTACTCCAACAACACTCCAGGTGTGTTAGATACACCAAACGATATCAAAGAATACTCATAATGACTATACCTCATTCTGAATGCAGTCTTAGGAATATCATTTGGTTTCACTCTAATTTGATGATAGCCTAACCACAAATTAATCTTGCTGAAAACACAAGCACCAACTAACGGATCCATCAGATCATCGATTCTCGGAAGTTGATACTTTTTATTTACTGTCAATTTATTTAGTTGTCAATAATCAACACACAGTCTCATACTATCATCCTTCTTCTTAAGTAACAACATCAATACTCCCCACAGCGAAACACTTAGTCGTACAAAATTCTTCTCAAGTAACTCTTCTAACTATTTTTTCAGCTTGCTCAGCTCCAAAGCAGGCACTCTATAAGGAGCCATCGACACAGGACTAGTACTAGGTACAACGTATATAGAAAACTCCACCTCACGCTCTAGCAGAAAATTACTGATATTGTTAGCAAACACTTTGGGAAAATCACACATAACCGGTAGCTCTGCCATAACATCTTTTTTGTTGATTCCCAAAGCaccaaacatagtgaacacatgTGCCGCCTCTTTCCATAATTCTTCTACTTGCTTAGCAGATATAAACATCATCTCTCCATCTCCTTCTACCTCTGGGAACATTACAGTCTTGGCATAACCGTTAATATAAACACCGTTGAACACCAACCAACTCATTCCAAGGATAACATCAAGTTTACTCAACTGTAGACAGACTAAGTCCATCGCAAAAATCTTACCATAAATTTTCAAAGGAAAATCCATACGGCGATCAGATATGAAATTTCATTCTTCCTCTTTAAGAAACTATGTAACCAACATTGACTCCTCCAACAACCTGCACACTTGTAATCAGCGGCACATTGAACCAATACTCCACACTTAAAACATATCAGAGAAGCATAAGCTTCTCCCTCACTTGTTTAAATCTTGATCCTACCAATAAGCTGTTAGAAAACAAATGAGTATCGACAgtgtttcacacacatgtcgcataaAAGGGTacaaacaaaaatataaaaaCCTGGCCGGATGGACCGACCTAGTATGATACCATTATGTAACATCCTAACCTCCGATATATTTTAAGAATTACATGACAAACTAAGGTGTCACCAACAATAAAGCCTTTaagaaaacaaacatttaacaacAAACGAAACGTTGTATCAGAATTACCAACATCATCAACATTTGTCATCGTACACTCACCTTCCTTTAGGGTATCATTTCAACGATATTGTTcctattttaatttaaataaaatagtCACAACAAGAAGTTTAGTCTCAAACTTCCACTTAaatcaaaaaaattcaaaaaccAGAGTTCTCATAAGCAACTCTCAACAATTCAATCATAGGACCAATTAAAAGTTTAAACTCCATcaaaaaaataatcaaataacATTCTCGACCCTGATGTTACAGAATCATAGAAAGACTTCTAACAAAGAAAATAAACAAAGTAACTCAATGAGTTACCATTTACAACAGCAAACCAATATAACATGTGTAAAGAATGCTAAGGTAGAGAACACATAACAAGAACACATTCATTACACAATCAACAACAAAATATTTTCATGCCCAATCATAACAACATGTATATATTCTCAACCAATCCATAACATCCTGAAAGATCAACTACATATGCAAACAAATACTCAATGTACTCCACAATTGACTCATTATGCCTTCGGTACCATttatgaacactcaggttcatctcgCTCCCAATCCCCACCATAGGACTAAAGCACACCAAATTGGTACCATCACCATAAGTAATGATTCACCAATTTCCACCTGAAACCGGATACTAGCTCCCaatccccaccataggaccacAACATACCAAAACTGGATCGAAGTCcatacaccatgatgcatgactctcaacaACATGCATTTTCACGAAAAAGTTCACCAATAGAATCATCAAGCATATCTCACTATTTATACTTAACACCACTCACCATGTGCAACAATTAATCAATGTTACAACATTAATTAACAACAgcaaacaacaacaactcaaTAATGGTAATTTCAtattgatcagtgcattttgatgcatattcttctatatttatacttatgcatttccatgttttagtttggttatttttcccttttaatgtgtttttataatttatcttatttttacacttatttgtttttcgcagtttattttcagcattagcagtctgcacgaataaattcataactggagctaggaATATCAGATTGAGGCGTGCTACTAGTCGTTGGAAAGATAAGAGAAGGATCTACGACTTTCATGAAAAAGTCAGAAGATGATTCGGAGTGAAGGCgtctcaaataattcgttgaagtttcgtattttaggaaatattttcttttgggccatttgttgggccgaatttaggttttccggcccagtttgaattattagtgaaacccttattctgtttaaaagggcagccgcggtactgtagcaaacacacattattcacgataattttttgcttttgtgcgatcatgaagaggaactaatctcctaTAGTTAATCTGCTGTAAACGAATTTCCAAGACTTTGAGGTTTTaattctatcaatttaatttcatTCTCTTTCAATCctatt includes these proteins:
- the LOC127123079 gene encoding uncharacterized protein LOC127123079, whose amino-acid sequence is MTNVDDVGNSDTTFRLLLNVCFLKGFIVGDTLVCHLSKLDVILGMSWLVFNGVYINGYAKTVMFPEVEGDGEMMFISAKQVEELWKEAAHVFTMFGALGINKKDVMAELPVMCDFPKVFANNISNFLLEREVEFSIYVVPSTSPVSMAPYRVPALELSKLKK